The segment GAATCCTTGCGATATGCGGGGAGCGCTCCTATACTCCGCGCGCTTTTCGTACCCCCACATCAAAGCGTGAGATATCAGTACCGATGGTCCAGGCCGATACTAAAGAAGCTGCTAAAAAATCATCCAAGGTTGCCGTCCCTGAAGGGTATGACCCCAGTGAGGACAAGGAGTTCATGAGCCCGGTCATGCTGGCTTATTTCCACCAGAAGCTGCTGGACTGGAAAGCCGAGTTGGTCCGCGAATCCAGTGAGACACTTGTCAGCCTCCAGGATGGTGGCTTGCAAGAGCCGGACATTGCCGATCGTGCCTCCGCTGAAACCGATCGCGCCCTTGAGCTCCGCACCCGTGACCGCGCCCGCAAGCTGATCTCCAAGATCGATGCTGCGATCCGCCGGATCGAGGATGACGAGTTCGGTTATTGCGAAGTGACCGGTGAACCGATCTCCATCAAGCGCCTTGAAGCCCGCCCGATTGCGACCATGACCCTGGAAGCGCAGGAGCAGCACGAGCGCCGCGAACGTACCCAGCGCGACGACTGATCCTGCCGGATAAAGGTCAGGGACATATCAGACAAAGGTAAAGCGGCGATCCGTTCTGGATCGCCGCTTTTTCTATTCCCGTGGGTATGAGAGGGGGCTTGAGGCTGCTTTCAGGTGAGGGGGCAAGAGCCTCAGAACGGGAATAGTATGTCGTAGACCTGCTGGCCGTAACGTGGCTGCTGGACATCAGAGATATGGCCTTTGCCGCCATAAGACAGGCGCGCCTCGGCAATTTTCTCATAGGTAATCTGGTTTGATGAGGTGATGTCTTCCGGACGAATGACACCGGCCACCTGCAGTTCGCGCAGCTCGAAGTTCACACGCACCTGCTGGCGGCCTTCAATCACCAGATTGCCATTGGGCAGAACCTGTGTGATCAGGGCGGCAACCCGGAGCTGGATGCTTTCCTCACGCTCGATTGAGCCTGTCCCGGTGCTGTTGGTGTTGCTGCCGAAGTTGATCAGGTTGTCCGGGGTTACCGCTTCCGGCAACACATCGCCAAGGCTGGCCTGATAACCGAGCAGGCTGCTCAGATTGGCATCCTCGGAGCTTGAGCGCGTCCGGCTTGAGCTGTTGTCGAGGGTGGCTTCGTCCTGAATATCAATCGCAACCGTCAGGATATCACCGACCTGCTTGGCCCGCTGATCCCGGAAAAATGCCCGGGCACCGCTGCGCCAGAGTGAATTGGAATTATATTCCAGCGTCTCGGGCGTTGGCATCGGCAGGGAGACCGGTTGGTAACCTGCAGCCTGATGCGGATTGGTAATCGGTGCCATTTCAGGCTCCTGTCCCACATCGGCGAGGCGGTCCGGAATCCCGCAGGCGGTCATACCGAGCATGGCGAGGCCGAGCAGCAGCGGGGATGTCACCCGTTTGATCTGCAGGCTGCCTGTGCGTCTGACGCTGGTAATCTGTTTTGTCTGCTTCATCATCTTTCTCTTCCCCTCATACATGCGTGTTGCCATGTCCGATGTTGCCGGGTGGTCATCCCCCGATACCGTCGCCGGCACATCTGTTATGGCAGTGCAATCTCCACTGAATTCGGACCGATCGCGATGGCATCGACGACGCGGTTGCTGGAAACATTCATTACCCGCAGCACATCACCGCGTGCGGCATTGTCCATGGCCCGGCCCTTAGCGGTGAGTGCGATGCTGCCATGGTTCAGGCGGATCGTTACCGGTGCACCGCGTTCAACCACAATAGGCTCGTTCACATCGCTGTCGCGAACCGGGGTATTGGCGCTGACCGCCCGGCGCGGTGTCATGCCGACCAGATCAGCTTCATTGATCAGGACATCGGCAGTCATGCGTTCGGCGGGCATCTTGATCATAACGATGTCACGCTCGCTGATGATGTCGCCCTTGCGCATTGGCTCGGCCAGAACCGGAACATTGACGATCGGTATGCTGCGCCCGGTCAGGGTGGTCTCATACACGCTGTCACCATAGGCCGGAGCCACCACGGTTGCGGTGAAGCGACCGGAGATCGGATCATGGTTCAGGCGGGTGACGGCAATGCTCGGCTCGATATCCACCGGCAGGGCAATGTTTGCCGCCCGGTTATCGAGGGTGACGTCCAGATCACCGGCATCGCCAGACATATCGGCGGTAATGGCCTTGACCAGTTCCTGCTCGATCACGGCTGAATCCAGAATATTGGCCGCGCGTTCGATAATTACCCGGTCCAGAGTACTGGCGGGCTACCAGCTGACCCGATAGGCACGGGCGAGGCGACCGAGGGTCCGATAGTCGAACACGGCGCGACGACCGGGCGCGGGGGCCGGGCTGACCTTTTGTTCCAGCTGTTCGGTTGAAATACCGTCGAACAGGTCGCCCAGGGTAACCTGATCACCTTCGACAACGACACGCTGGCGAATTTCTGCCGCATCGGCTCGTACGGTCATGAACAGAACACCACCGATAACCGCCAATGCGAGCATTGTACGGATGACCAGTCGTCGGATGCGTCGGATGATCATGGGGTGGTGTCCTTTTTCGTTCACGTCATGGTGCGATCAGCGCTTAGCCGACCTGATTGAGCACGTTGAACATTTCATCAACGGTCTGGATGACCTTTGAATTCATCTCATAGGCCCGCTGGGCGGTGATCAGATCGGTGATCTCGTTCACCACATCCACATTCGAGCTTTCGAGTGCGCCCTGTTCGATGGTGCCGAAGCCGACATCACCGGCAAAACCGTCAATCGGATCGCCGGAGGCTTCGGTTACCAGCAGCAGGTTGTCGCCGATGGCTTCCAGACCATTCGGGTTGGCAAATACGGTCATCTGGATCTGTCCGACCTCGACCAGATCTTCCTGGGCATCAAGTTTGACGAAGACCGAGCCGTTCCGGTTGATGTCGATGGCAACGGCATCATCGGGAATGGTAATGCCCGGCTCGACGAGGAAGCCATCAGGGGTAACGATCTCACCCTGATCATTAAGGGCAAAGGCACCGGAGCGGGTATAGCCGGTCTCACCATTCGGCAATTCCACATTGAAATAGCCGTTACCGTCGATCGCAATGTCGAGCGGGTTTTCGGTGAATTGCAGCTGACCCTGCTCAAGGATGCGATAAACCGCACCGGCGCGGACACCGACACCGACCTGAATGCCCGATGGCACCACGGTACCGATATCGGATGAGGTGGCACCCGGACGCCGGACGTTCAGGT is part of the Micavibrio sp. TMED2 genome and harbors:
- a CDS encoding RNA polymerase-binding protein DksA, with product MVQADTKEAAKKSSKVAVPEGYDPSEDKEFMSPVMLAYFHQKLLDWKAELVRESSETLVSLQDGGLQEPDIADRASAETDRALELRTRDRARKLISKIDAAIRRIEDDEFGYCEVTGEPISIKRLEARPIATMTLEAQEQHERRERTQRDD
- a CDS encoding flagellar basal-body rod protein FlgG is translated as MQALNTAATGMLAQQLNVEVMSNNIANLTTTGFKRQRAEFQDLLYLNVRRPGATSSDIGTVVPSGIQVGVGVRAGAVYRILEQGQLQFTENPLDIAIDGNGYFNVELPNGETGYTRSGAFALNDQGEIVTPDGFLVEPGITIPDDAVAIDINRNGSVFVKLDAQEDLVEVGQIQMTVFANPNGLEAIGDNLLLVTEASGDPIDGFAGDVGFGTIEQGALESSNVDVVNEITDLITAQRAYEMNSKVIQTVDEMFNVLNQVG
- a CDS encoding flagellar basal body L-ring protein; protein product: MMKQTKQITSVRRTGSLQIKRVTSPLLLGLAMLGMTACGIPDRLADVGQEPEMAPITNPHQAAGYQPVSLPMPTPETLEYNSNSLWRSGARAFFRDQRAKQVGDILTVAIDIQDEATLDNSSSRTRSSSEDANLSSLLGYQASLGDVLPEAVTPDNLINFGSNTNSTGTGSIEREESIQLRVAALITQVLPNGNLVIEGRQQVRVNFELRELQVAGVIRPEDITSSNQITYEKIAEARLSYGGKGHISDVQQPRYGQQVYDILFPF
- a CDS encoding flagella basal body P-ring formation protein FlgA, yielding MIEQELVKAITADMSGDAGDLDVTLDNRAANIALPVDIEPSIAVTRLNHDPISGRFTATVVAPAYGDSVYETTLTGRSIPIVNVPVLAEPMRKGDIISERDIVMIKMPAERMTADVLINEADLVGMTPRRAVSANTPVRDSDVNEPIVVERGAPVTIRLNHGSIALTAKGRAMDNAARGDVLRVMNVSSNRVVDAIAIGPNSVEIALP